One Enterococcus silesiacus genomic window carries:
- a CDS encoding peptide ABC transporter permease, whose amino-acid sequence MNSFGKYFLKRVFFMIITLWLIATITFFLMQLLPGTPYTNQEKLSPETIAMLNKQSGLDKPVIVQYGIYLKNLLVGDFGISFQFKNQPVAKLLAGRIGPSVQLGAQAIVFGTLVGILLGIIAAMRQNTWVDTLATLMAILGRSIPNFVFAVLLQYIFAMKLKVLPIAMWNGFAYTILPTIALAMSPMADSARFIRTEMVEVLHSDYVELARAKGLSRWQVAVRHGLRNSLIPLITLLGPLAVGLMTGSLVVENIFAIPGIGEQFVKSIMTNDYPTIMAVTILYSALLVFVILIVDLLYGLIDPRIRVSGGAKG is encoded by the coding sequence TTGAACAGTTTTGGAAAATATTTTCTTAAACGGGTCTTTTTTATGATCATCACATTGTGGCTGATCGCAACGATTACGTTTTTCTTAATGCAATTATTACCAGGTACTCCTTATACCAACCAAGAAAAACTTAGTCCAGAAACAATTGCTATGTTGAACAAGCAGTCAGGTTTAGATAAACCAGTGATCGTTCAATATGGAATTTACTTAAAAAATCTGCTAGTTGGCGATTTTGGGATTTCATTCCAATTTAAAAACCAACCAGTAGCAAAACTGTTGGCAGGCCGTATCGGACCGTCAGTACAATTAGGAGCGCAAGCAATCGTCTTTGGTACGCTAGTCGGGATTTTACTAGGAATCATTGCAGCGATGCGTCAAAATACATGGGTGGATACATTAGCGACGTTAATGGCAATTTTAGGGCGTTCGATTCCTAACTTCGTCTTTGCGGTACTACTGCAATATATCTTTGCCATGAAATTAAAAGTGTTGCCAATCGCAATGTGGAATGGATTTGCTTACACGATTCTCCCAACGATTGCTCTGGCAATGAGTCCAATGGCCGATTCCGCCAGGTTTATACGAACCGAGATGGTCGAAGTTTTACATAGTGATTATGTAGAGTTGGCTCGCGCCAAAGGCTTAAGCCGCTGGCAAGTTGCCGTGAGACACGGACTTAGAAATAGTTTGATTCCTTTGATTACATTACTCGGCCCATTAGCCGTTGGTTTGATGACAGGATCTTTAGTTGTTGAAAATATTTTTGCGATCCCAGGTATTGGGGAGCAGTTCGTAAAATCAATCATGACAAATGACTACCCAACAATTATGGCCGTAACGATTTTATATTCTGCTTTGTTAGTATTCGTCATCTTGATCGTTGATTTACTTTATGGATTGATTGATCCAAGAATTCGTGTTTCAGGAGGTGCCAAAGGTTAA
- a CDS encoding peptide ABC transporter permease, which translates to METVDLNNVPEKIKNIPANDFQPLDTSTTKERERIATPSLSFLQDSWRRLKKNKAAVISLILLGIIIFISIITIWVSPHDPTQQNVAYINLPPRIPFLDSINGFNGTANVAGKMVDKYAQANVPDNVNFYLGTDGLGRDVLSRLFMGTRISLLIAFIAALLDITIGVTYGLISGLLGGRVDTVMQRILEVLSGIPNLVVMILMLTVFDPGILSIVLAMVITNWISMARIVRAQTLKLKDQEFVLAAQTLGESRLKIAVKHILPNISSVIIVQMMFSIPSAIFFEAFLSFIGLGLRPPTASLGTLLNEGYKTFRFLPYLMWIPAVTLSVVMICFNLLADGLRDAFDPKMKE; encoded by the coding sequence ATGGAAACAGTTGACTTAAATAATGTCCCAGAAAAAATCAAAAACATACCTGCAAATGACTTCCAGCCTTTGGATACATCAACAACCAAGGAACGTGAACGAATTGCAACGCCGTCACTAAGCTTTTTACAAGATTCTTGGCGTCGTTTGAAAAAGAATAAAGCTGCTGTGATTTCCTTGATTCTTTTAGGAATCATCATCTTTATTTCAATTATCACTATCTGGGTTTCACCTCATGACCCAACACAACAAAATGTAGCATACATCAACTTACCACCGCGTATTCCGTTTTTAGATAGTATCAATGGGTTTAACGGTACAGCCAATGTTGCTGGTAAAATGGTAGATAAGTACGCTCAAGCGAACGTTCCTGATAATGTTAACTTTTACCTTGGAACAGACGGCTTAGGTCGTGATGTATTGAGCCGTTTATTCATGGGAACACGTATCTCATTATTGATCGCATTTATCGCAGCTTTGCTTGATATTACGATCGGTGTAACGTACGGTTTGATTTCAGGATTATTAGGCGGACGTGTCGATACAGTGATGCAACGTATCTTGGAAGTTCTTTCAGGGATTCCTAACCTTGTTGTGATGATCTTGATGCTGACTGTTTTTGATCCAGGTATTTTATCAATCGTATTAGCGATGGTTATTACCAACTGGATTTCAATGGCCAGAATCGTGCGGGCTCAGACCTTGAAACTAAAAGATCAAGAGTTCGTTTTAGCTGCCCAAACATTAGGTGAATCTCGTTTGAAGATCGCCGTAAAACATATTTTGCCGAATATCTCAAGCGTGATCATCGTTCAAATGATGTTCAGTATCCCGTCAGCAATTTTCTTCGAAGCGTTTCTAAGTTTCATCGGTTTAGGATTAAGACCGCCGACCGCTTCTCTTGGAACATTATTAAATGAAGGATATAAAACGTTCCGTTTCCTTCCATATTTGATGTGGATTCCTGCCGTAACTTTGTCAGTCGTAATGATTTGTTTCAACTTGTTAGCTGACGGACTACGTGATGCCTTCGATCCTAAGATGAAAGAGTAG
- a CDS encoding peptide ABC transporter ATP-binding protein, translating into MEKVLEVKDLQISFDTFAGKVNAIRGVSFELFKGETLAIVGESGSGKSVTTRSIMRLLSSNANIDNGEILFKGEDIVHKTEKQMQTIRGKEIAMIFQDPMTSLDPTMPIGKQVAESLIKHNKVSKKEGLDQALELLKLVGIPNAEKRLKNYPHQFSGGQRQRIVIAIALICYPEVLIADEPTTALDVTIQAQILELLKDLQQKISTSIIFITHDLGVVANVADRVAVMYGGRLVEVGTSEEIFYNPQHPYTWGLLGSMPTMEGTEDKLYAIPGSPPDLLDPPKGDAFYPRNEFAMKIDAEEAPPYFEVSPTHKAATWLLAPQAPKITPPAEIVRRWAIYAERHNTTAGGVR; encoded by the coding sequence ATGGAAAAAGTATTAGAAGTAAAAGACTTACAGATTTCTTTTGATACGTTTGCTGGAAAAGTAAATGCTATTCGTGGTGTGAGCTTTGAGCTGTTCAAAGGGGAAACTCTTGCGATCGTAGGAGAGTCTGGTAGTGGTAAATCAGTAACTACTAGAAGTATCATGCGATTATTGAGCAGCAATGCGAACATCGACAATGGAGAAATTCTGTTTAAAGGTGAAGATATCGTACACAAAACGGAAAAACAAATGCAAACCATTCGTGGGAAAGAAATTGCAATGATTTTCCAAGATCCAATGACTTCATTGGATCCAACAATGCCGATTGGCAAACAAGTTGCTGAATCGTTGATCAAACACAATAAAGTGTCAAAAAAAGAAGGTTTAGATCAAGCCTTAGAATTATTAAAATTAGTAGGGATTCCAAACGCTGAAAAACGTTTGAAAAACTATCCTCACCAATTTTCAGGCGGACAACGTCAACGGATCGTGATCGCGATTGCGTTGATTTGTTACCCAGAAGTTCTAATTGCTGATGAGCCAACAACAGCCTTGGATGTAACGATTCAAGCGCAAATTTTAGAACTATTAAAAGACTTACAACAAAAAATCAGCACATCGATCATCTTCATTACCCATGATTTAGGGGTGGTAGCAAACGTGGCTGACCGTGTAGCCGTTATGTATGGTGGACGTTTAGTGGAAGTCGGAACATCAGAAGAGATTTTCTACAATCCACAACATCCATATACCTGGGGACTACTTGGCTCAATGCCGACAATGGAAGGGACCGAAGACAAGCTATATGCGATTCCTGGTTCACCTCCCGATTTGTTAGACCCGCCAAAAGGAGATGCTTTTTATCCGCGTAACGAGTTTGCAATGAAGATCGACGCAGAAGAAGCACCACCGTATTTTGAAGTATCACCAACTCATAAAGCTGCAACGTGGTTATTAGCACCGCAAGCACCAAAAATCACCCCTCCAGCTGAAATTGTAAGACGTTGGGCGATTTATGCTGAACGCCATAATACGACTGCAGGAGGCGTTAGATAA
- a CDS encoding peptide ABC transporter substrate-binding protein, with translation MSEKRKVLLDVKGLKQYFNVGRPDEVRAVDDISFHIYEGETFGLVGESGSGKSTTGRSVIRLYDPTGGEIIFNGDDISKIRSKSGMQAFRREVQMIFQDPYASLNPRMKVNDIIAEGIDINHLAKDAAERESKVNELLKVVGLDPSHGTRYPHEFSGGQRQRIGIARALAVDPRFIICDEPISALDVSIQAQVVNLLQDLQKDAGLTYLFIAHDLSMVKHISDRIGVMHSGRLLEMGSSDDVYNFGVHSYTESLLSAIPLPDPDYERTRKRIVYKPQPEDNKERKLREITPEHYVYCSEDEVDVYRKKIEEKKAQANHG, from the coding sequence ATGAGTGAAAAAAGAAAAGTACTTTTAGATGTTAAAGGACTAAAACAATATTTTAACGTTGGACGCCCTGACGAAGTTAGAGCTGTTGACGATATCAGTTTCCATATCTACGAAGGTGAAACTTTCGGATTGGTGGGAGAATCTGGTAGTGGTAAATCAACAACTGGACGTAGTGTGATTCGTTTATACGACCCAACAGGTGGCGAAATCATTTTCAATGGTGACGACATCAGTAAAATTCGTTCAAAATCAGGAATGCAAGCATTCCGTCGTGAAGTTCAAATGATCTTCCAAGATCCGTATGCTTCATTGAATCCAAGAATGAAAGTCAATGATATCATTGCTGAAGGAATCGACATTAATCATTTAGCGAAAGATGCCGCTGAACGTGAATCTAAGGTCAACGAACTATTAAAAGTCGTTGGACTTGATCCGAGTCACGGAACGCGTTATCCACATGAATTTTCAGGTGGTCAACGCCAACGGATCGGGATTGCGAGAGCCTTAGCCGTTGATCCGCGCTTCATCATCTGTGATGAGCCGATTTCAGCGTTGGATGTATCGATTCAAGCCCAAGTTGTTAATTTATTACAGGACTTACAAAAAGATGCTGGTTTGACTTACTTGTTTATTGCCCATGATTTATCAATGGTAAAACACATCAGTGACCGTATCGGCGTTATGCATAGCGGTAGATTATTGGAAATGGGTTCAAGTGATGATGTATATAATTTTGGTGTGCATTCATATACTGAAAGCTTATTATCAGCGATTCCATTACCTGATCCAGATTATGAACGTACGCGTAAACGTATTGTTTATAAGCCGCAACCTGAAGATAATAAAGAACGTAAACTAAGAGAAATCACACCAGAACATTATGTGTATTGTTCTGAAGATGAAGTTGACGTTTACCGTAAAAAAATTGAAGAGAAAAAAGCCCAAGCGAATCACGGGTAG
- a CDS encoding transposase → MKVLKAYKYRLYPTSLQEEFIKKTFSCVRLVHNLLLQERIQLYKKLKENPNLKVKMPTPAQYKKEHPCLREVDSLALANAQVYLDRAFKKFHREKSVGFPKLKQKKNAVCSYTTNNQNGTIKIIDEKYLKVPKLKSLMKMKMHRPVIGKIKSATISLTPSNKYFVSILCEEEIPAVEKTHFAIGITLGASEFAVLSNGRRFDNDKYTKEFERRITREERKLRRRKEIAKLKGTDLSQQKNYQKQKTKVAKMREKLMNQRIDFLNKITTEIVRKYDLICIEDIHQADFYRNNKLHRGVTDVSWALFVSKLEYKASWYNKRLVKVSVCQKCSEHSDNNRMSKIFFHDINEKKGRQDPETAASIHVLTQGLKEATVTD, encoded by the coding sequence ATGAAGGTATTAAAGGCATATAAATACAGACTTTACCCTACTTCATTACAAGAAGAGTTCATCAAAAAAACTTTTTCTTGCGTGCGGCTTGTGCATAATCTTTTATTACAGGAGCGAATTCAGCTCTATAAGAAACTGAAAGAAAACCCTAACTTAAAAGTAAAAATGCCCACACCGGCTCAATATAAAAAAGAGCATCCTTGTTTAAGGGAAGTGGACAGTTTAGCATTAGCAAATGCACAGGTTTACTTGGATCGAGCATTCAAAAAATTTCATAGAGAAAAATCAGTCGGTTTTCCTAAGCTAAAGCAAAAGAAAAACGCTGTTTGCTCCTATACAACGAATAATCAAAATGGTACGATTAAAATTATTGACGAAAAGTATTTAAAAGTACCAAAGTTAAAATCGTTGATGAAAATGAAGATGCATCGTCCAGTAATAGGGAAAATAAAGTCAGCGACAATTTCTTTGACTCCCAGCAATAAGTATTTCGTTTCGATCTTGTGCGAAGAAGAAATTCCGGCAGTTGAGAAGACACATTTTGCAATCGGGATAACATTAGGTGCTTCTGAATTTGCTGTATTATCAAATGGCAGACGTTTTGACAATGATAAATATACAAAAGAATTTGAACGACGGATTACGAGAGAAGAAAGAAAACTGAGGCGACGCAAAGAAATTGCAAAATTAAAAGGAACAGATCTTTCTCAGCAGAAAAACTACCAGAAACAAAAAACGAAAGTCGCGAAAATGCGAGAAAAGTTGATGAATCAACGAATCGATTTTCTAAATAAAATCACGACAGAAATCGTTAGGAAGTATGATTTGATTTGTATAGAAGATATCCATCAAGCAGATTTTTATAGAAACAATAAATTGCATCGAGGCGTTACGGATGTTTCTTGGGCACTGTTTGTTTCAAAGCTAGAATATAAAGCATCATGGTATAACAAAAGATTGGTCAAGGTTTCAGTGTGTCAAAAATGTTCTGAACATTCAGATAATAATCGGATGAGTAAAATATTTTTCCATGATATCAATGAAAAAAAAGGTAGGCAAGATCCAGAAACCGCCGCCAGTATTCATGTATTGACACAGGGATTGAAAGAAGCAACAGTCACTGACTAA
- a CDS encoding hydrolase, protein MKEYKALVFFDLDGTLLGTDSKISKENHQAIMELKQNTILPLIASGRSPKEIRQITTGTAIDSYVSLNGQFNVVEHQVVSKHPIPLKQIQELMAFSKAQGHSLACYTEDEYATCYTNDSMEKLYQLDNAPLPKISKDFHQENEIYMLYLFSEDETKDQLYIKEFSDKLTFFRDSPYSLAIVLSGQSKKAGIEEVIKALDLADLPTYAFGDGNNDLGMFEAVETAIAMENAGEHVKSQADFITKSHMDDGIRFGLKYFKLID, encoded by the coding sequence ATGAAAGAATATAAAGCACTTGTCTTTTTTGATTTAGACGGTACATTATTAGGGACGGATTCAAAAATTTCCAAAGAAAATCATCAAGCAATCATGGAATTAAAACAAAATACGATTTTACCATTGATTGCAAGCGGACGTTCACCAAAAGAAATCAGACAAATTACAACGGGAACTGCGATTGATTCTTATGTAAGTTTGAATGGTCAATTTAATGTGGTTGAACATCAAGTTGTCTCAAAACATCCGATTCCCTTAAAACAGATACAAGAATTGATGGCGTTTTCTAAAGCGCAAGGTCATTCACTAGCCTGTTATACTGAAGATGAATATGCTACGTGCTATACGAATGATAGCATGGAAAAATTGTATCAATTAGATAATGCACCATTACCGAAAATTTCAAAAGACTTTCACCAAGAAAATGAGATCTATATGCTGTATCTTTTTTCAGAAGACGAAACAAAAGATCAGTTGTATATAAAAGAATTCTCCGATAAATTGACTTTTTTCAGAGACAGTCCTTATTCGCTAGCAATTGTGTTAAGCGGCCAATCAAAAAAAGCCGGTATCGAGGAAGTCATAAAGGCACTAGATTTAGCAGATTTACCAACCTACGCTTTTGGCGATGGCAATAATGATTTAGGTATGTTTGAAGCGGTCGAAACAGCAATAGCTATGGAGAATGCAGGGGAGCATGTGAAGAGTCAGGCCGATTTCATTACAAAGTCTCATATGGATGATGGCATTCGTTTCGGCTTAAAATATTTTAAATTAATTGATTGA
- a CDS encoding sugar-phosphatase: MTVKMIAVDMDGTFLNSQQEYDREKFSSLYQQMKQQNVRFVVASGNQYYQLKSFFPEIETELSFVAENGAYVVSEGQEVFTGEIDPEVVQEVLTILANFEQGHIILCGKNSAYVAEDEPTSFIEHVSKYYHRLKKVPSLFEVKEDTLFKFALSFPVEQVAEVLEQLNDALGDKVIPVSSGHGDVDLIIPGVHKAHGLMKLQELWGIQNHEIAAFGDSGNDLEMLKHAGFSYVMSNGQPNVKVAAKEIILSNDENGVLVKIEELLGQ; encoded by the coding sequence ATGACAGTAAAAATGATTGCAGTAGATATGGATGGTACATTTTTGAACAGCCAGCAAGAGTATGACCGAGAAAAATTTAGTTCCTTATATCAGCAAATGAAACAGCAAAATGTTCGGTTCGTTGTGGCAAGTGGCAATCAGTATTACCAACTTAAATCTTTTTTTCCAGAAATTGAGACCGAATTATCATTTGTAGCAGAAAATGGCGCTTATGTCGTCAGTGAAGGTCAAGAAGTTTTTACTGGTGAAATCGATCCGGAAGTCGTTCAGGAAGTTCTGACTATTTTAGCGAACTTTGAGCAAGGTCATATCATTCTTTGCGGGAAAAATAGTGCCTATGTTGCTGAAGATGAGCCTACTTCATTTATTGAACATGTTAGTAAATATTATCATCGCTTGAAAAAAGTGCCGAGTTTGTTTGAGGTAAAAGAAGATACTTTATTCAAATTCGCATTAAGTTTTCCTGTTGAGCAAGTAGCAGAAGTACTAGAGCAGTTGAATGATGCATTGGGCGATAAGGTTATCCCAGTCTCAAGCGGGCATGGTGATGTCGATCTGATCATTCCAGGAGTCCACAAGGCGCATGGACTGATGAAGTTACAAGAATTATGGGGCATCCAAAACCATGAAATAGCTGCTTTTGGCGATAGTGGGAATGATTTAGAGATGCTGAAACACGCTGGATTCAGCTATGTCATGAGCAATGGACAACCCAATGTGAAAGTAGCTGCTAAAGAAATCATCCTATCCAACGATGAAAATGGCGTATTGGTTAAGATCGAAGAATTATTGGGACAATAA
- a CDS encoding translation initiation factor IF-3, with amino-acid sequence MTIAKDMMVNDGIRARELRLIGQDGEQLGVKTKVEALQIAETANLDLVLVAPTAKPPVARIMDYGKFRFETQKKEREARKKQKVINVKEVRLSPTIDLNDFNTKLRNARKFLEKGDKVKASIRFKGRAITHKEIGQKVLDRLAEETADIATVEQKAKMDGRSMFLTLAPKNEN; translated from the coding sequence ATGACCATAGCAAAGGATATGATGGTGAACGACGGCATTCGTGCACGCGAGTTACGTTTGATCGGACAAGACGGCGAACAATTAGGTGTAAAAACAAAAGTGGAAGCATTACAAATTGCGGAAACAGCTAATCTAGATTTAGTTTTAGTAGCACCTACTGCAAAACCGCCTGTTGCGCGAATTATGGATTACGGGAAATTCCGTTTCGAAACGCAAAAGAAAGAGCGTGAAGCTCGTAAGAAACAAAAAGTGATCAACGTAAAAGAAGTTCGTTTAAGTCCTACAATTGATTTAAATGACTTCAATACAAAACTTCGTAATGCACGTAAATTCTTAGAAAAAGGTGACAAAGTAAAAGCTTCGATCCGTTTCAAAGGCCGTGCCATTACCCACAAAGAAATTGGTCAGAAAGTTCTTGATCGCTTAGCGGAAGAAACTGCAGATATTGCTACAGTGGAGCAAAAAGCGAAAATGGACGGACGCAGCATGTTCCTAACGCTGGCACCGAAGAATGAAAATTAA
- the rpmI gene encoding 50S ribosomal protein L35: protein MPKQKTHRGSAKRFKRTGNGGLKRFRAFTSHRFHGKTKKQRRQLRKAGMVSSGDFKRIRQQLARMK from the coding sequence ATGCCAAAACAAAAAACACACCGCGGATCAGCAAAACGTTTCAAACGTACTGGTAACGGCGGGTTAAAAAGATTCCGTGCGTTTACAAGTCACCGTTTCCACGGCAAAACAAAAAAACAACGTCGTCAATTGCGTAAAGCAGGAATGGTTTCATCAGGCGATTTCAAACGTATTCGTCAACAATTAGCAAGAATGAAGTAA
- a CDS encoding 50S ribosomal protein L20: MARVKGGVVARKRRKKILKLAKGYYGSKHTLFKTAQEQVMKSYSYAYRDRRQKKRDFRKLWIARINAAARMNGLSYSKLMHGLKLAEIDINRKMLAELAVNDAAAFTTLADQAKDALAK, from the coding sequence ATGGCACGTGTTAAAGGTGGCGTAGTAGCCCGTAAACGTCGTAAAAAGATTCTTAAGTTAGCGAAAGGCTATTATGGATCAAAACATACATTATTTAAAACAGCACAAGAACAAGTAATGAAATCATACAGTTATGCATACAGAGATCGTCGTCAAAAGAAACGTGACTTCCGTAAATTATGGATCGCTCGTATCAATGCGGCAGCTCGTATGAATGGCTTGAGCTATTCTAAATTAATGCACGGTTTGAAATTGGCAGAGATTGATATCAACCGCAAAATGTTAGCAGAATTAGCAGTTAACGATGCAGCAGCATTTACTACATTAGCTGACCAAGCTAAAGACGCTTTAGCTAAATAA